In the genome of Carya illinoinensis cultivar Pawnee chromosome 13, C.illinoinensisPawnee_v1, whole genome shotgun sequence, the window CATTTAGATAGTTAGGTAATCTCatatattttgtgaataatgacgaaaaaataataataaaatattaaataatagttaatagtaataaaaaataatgaaaagaatataaaaaataataataaaataataataaaatattttcaaaatattttaatacccAACTTAGCCCTCAGTTTCTCTAGCCACCTCTAGAGTACAGTAAAGTTAGGATGTGACGAGATCTATGAATGGGCAGGTCAAGAATCCCAACTAAATGACAAGGAATAGAAATGTTATGGAATGTTTATCAAGTTATATATTATTGTAGCTTTAGAAATGTTTTATAATGTTAAGATAAGAAAATGTTTTCAATCCTGTAAATTAGATTTGATGTAGTCCATCAAACCACgctaatttgtaaatttatttttgtaaaattcttCATCTAAAGGATACAAAAGGTTTGGATGGATCAatagaaatatagaaaataagaTGGAATGTTAAGTTGGCTTCAATAAACAGCAAACAGGAACTTCAGAAATTCCATTACTATTATATAAGTAATAGATTAGATTATTGGAATGACTTGAGAAACTCATAGCACTGCACAAAAACTAGAAATGAACTTTTTACAACTACATAAAAACCCAGGGATTGATCACATTTGATCGGTTTTGAGAACAGCCTACTAATTGACAATACGAACTTTATGTTTGTCAAAGAGATATCAACAACTTGCTAACTTTCTAAGCAACTGACACCAATGAAGCTAAGCACGGCGGCAGACTCGAGTTCGTATAAATTTATCACCTTCACAAACCAATAAATATCCATATActtgctatattatattaatggaaTGTATTACCAGCAGAAAAGGTGATTGGAGATAATTGCTATACAATATTACAATCTCTATATCACATGCACTTCCTTCCACCTACAAGATACAAAcccaataaagaaaaacaaacaaacaaaactacATAATCAGCAAAAATCCAGCATCCGCAACGTCTGTGCCTCTTCCAATTTGTCACGAGTTGTGTGCATTCAGAATAGCTCGATACACCATGTCGATAAATTGATTATCCTACCACATGTGCCAAATTTATCAGATACCATGGAAAAAGCAGCTGAAACTGACTAGGTAAGTTTTGTACACCACGATTTACTTGAAAGAGATCATGATGTGAAAGTATGACAGacaggaaaaaacaaaaatctccaTCAAATTTCAACAAATAGAAAAGAGTTTTTCCATTGCTGAACATGCAAAATTATCCTCCAGATCATGTATATTGAACGGCATAGCTAATCGCCTTACCGTAGAAACATGTCGCTAAGGTTTTTATATGCCAATTATAAGAGTTAACTCTGGGATTGTTAAAAAGAGTTCCAAGGTCAGATTGAACTCAGCTGATCAATCTAAACCATCTATAAACATGTCATTTTTAGATACTGGTGGTGAGTGATCAGCCCTTTTTAAAACAAGAATGCAGCATATCAatgattaaaaatcaaataccaGAAAAGGCAACATAAGAacctgggattttttttttttttgatcggtaagaACCTGGGAAAATTGAGTGTATGGAATAAAGTTTAAACGTCTATCAGAGTCATTATAGTTCCATAATTGATGCGTTTTttcgttttgtttttgtttttccagaCACGTAACATATGTACCATGCATGCTTTTACCATGTACTTCCTACTGTTGCAAATCGTCACCTATTACTTTCCCTTTTATCAGAAAAAAGTTGGAAATAATAGACATTGAAAGCAATTCTGAAAGAACCTTCTTACATACTAGCATTCTCAATGAACATGCTATGCAGTCCATGGAAAATTACAAGCGGGAAACTGAGCAGAGTAAAGAAATGACCATTACTGAACTGAGCAATCTCCTTCAGATGATCGGGTCAAAGTGAATTGGGCTATAGCCATCCCAGCAGAGATTGGTAAACTAGGTATACGATTGGTGATAAGAGACAGTGAAGGGAATGTACTGGCAACCCAAATGGAAACCTTTATTTTATCGCATTGATTCTACAATAGCTGAGGCTCGAGGAATGGTTGAAGCTACTCGACTATGCAAACTACaacaaattattttagaagaagATGCCAGCCAAGTGGTGAAAGCGTTACAGGTCAGAGAATCAGATGATGGTCCTTTCAGAAGCCTTATTTAGGATGCAAAAAAAATACCACTACAGTGAGGCGAGATTTGGCAAGCTAGATATCAGGAGAGAAGCTAACGAGGTAGCCCACAGATTAGCAAAAGCAGCAGTAAAGGAAAATCCTGTACTGATAACCATTTCTATTGCTAGGGCATAACTTTTCTTACTGAGAAAGTGACAATAGATATTATACAActagaaaatagttttctttttatgtccatataaatatattatactccTAATTATTTAGTAATCCATAACAGTCCAAATTCTTCTGCATGTAAAATGTCCAGAAATTAGTCAAATAACAACTTCATGATCTATAGGCAATCAATTTCCTGTCAAAGAGGATAACGGGTATcacaaaaaatctgaaaaattacAACCGCAAACCCCATAAGAATGTGATTCCTATAGAAGAGGCTCTGGACATTTCAGTAGCTAGagtaataaaaaaacatttctgCAACCAGACAAACTAACCTGAACAAGCACAAGTAGTGCTTCTTGGACTTTATCTCGGCTAATAGCTGGTCCATAGTTTGGAGTTGGAACAGGCGCAGGAGTAAGAGATGGTGGAGGTGGAGTAGGTGGTGGAAATGGTTGTAACAATGGAGCACCATATGAGCGTTGTAGGCTCACTGCtggaggaagtggaggagcagtAGGCACGGGTGAAGAGACAGGTAGCATCATCATTGCAGAAGAGGAAGGGGGAGgaacaaaaaatgaagaaggCTTTATAATATTGGTGGCCCTGTTGCTGTTACTGTTGGATTCAGTAGTATAAAGGAGAGGCATTAAAGGAGTAGAAGATGACAGAGGAGGAGATGGGATTTGCAAGGTTGGTACCATAGGAGAGGCAACACCAACTGGATGGGAATTTGGAGGGACTGGTGCAGGGGACTGATAAGGTTGTGCAGTCATCACTGCATTTGAAACAGTCCCAATAGTCATAGCTGCCTGCAAAAAGGTACTCAATAGCTTCAATCATGCTCAACTACAAAGAAATTAcccaaattattttccttttttggatcataaaaCAGAGGTTGACCTTTAAATCTCTTAACTTAATAAATGACAACCGTTAAGGATATAAAGATGTTATCCATATAAACATTAAGGTATCCATTTTGGCTAAAGGAGGTAGAAGTTGATTCTCGATATGGATATTCTTGCTGTAACAGGGAAGTGTGATGCATCTACATATCTCCAAATAAACTTCCAAAAAAGTGATTGCAAATCCCACGTTGTGGGGATTGTTGTCATGCCTTGTATTGACATGGGATCTATGTCCGACCTGTGGCTTGAATTCCATTAggtttttttatcaaataaagaCAAAAGTTTAACTTAAAAGGAGGAGAAAACATGCACAAAATCAAATGATTTTGTTAAACTATATTGCTTTCAAAAGAAGATTGCACATTATATTTAAGACAATAAAACCACTGTAAACCGTAACACGTGATCTCAGGTTATACCACAATAAAATGCCAGGCACAAAAATCCAGAACAAGATACCATTGTCCAGATGTCACACCTGGCCCAAACTTTGAACGTTGGAGTGGGGTTTCAAGATTAAGGCCCAAGGGCCAACtgattttttattgattgtttTATGTTGAATGTTTATTACAGGTTCTAACACAGTAAAATGccagacaaaacaaaaaaaaaaaaaatctagaactGGATACCATTGTCCAGATGTCTTGCCCAAGGCCAAAAATCCAAACATTGGAGTGGAATCTCAAGACTAAGGACAGTTGGGCCAtttgattttctatttattgttttatgttaaaTGTTTATTAACTTTGGATAttaattagatttgaatttagGGCCAGCAGAATTTGTTTTTGGCGTAGATCTGCCTAAAAGGCAAGTTCTCCAAATCTGTCACAgctaacaaacaaaaacaacctAGATATCATATCCCCACGGAGCTGCCGACATTTGGGAATATTTTAGGAAGGTTTTCTCTAGCTTAATGATAGGAAGCTACCTAAAAATCTTCAGGAAAACTGTCACGGCCAGTTTTAGAAACAAATCCTAGGGGTTTAACCCTAAGGGGTGGTGTAGTGTCCTAAGGCAAGCCATATAAAACAGACATCTTGGGTTCGAAACTCTGCATTTGTACTCTTGGGGCCATCGGAATGGGGGAATTTTCCCTTgattacccgaggtgcacttgcaggaaactccttgTTGAAGGGTTGTGCACCTctgggattagttgggacttCGTCACTAAATACCCGGtgacaataaaaaaatacaatcctAGGGTTTCAACACTACAAGGCTGCCGAAAATCTTGAAACATTTTAGGAAACTCCTTAACTCAATTACATGAAATTGCCAAGAGTAGGATATAGTGTCCAGCTCCTAGGGCTGAGCAAAAATCTGACTCCGACTCTGCTCCGACTCCAACAAATTGGAGTTGAAATTggactctcttttctttttttttttatctttctatcGGAGTCTGAGGTGTCATCGGACTAACTCCAACTCCATGCTCCGACTCCAACTATGACTACGATAttgtacatatgttataaattaCAATGGCAGAGTTAAAGCTACATACACTGAAGAAGTTCACGAAGGAAGGATCATCAGGAACATCAGGGGCGTTGAAGGCAGTAGATGATGGTGGCTCCAGAGGACCGTCCATAACTGCCATAGTTGGGACTGCTTCTAGTTCTTCAAATTCACTGTAGTGAGAAATAatcaaaacatttattttttgaattttctacAACAAAAATCTATAGAAGAAGAGAACAGGTAGACATGAATGAATGTCAAGGGTGTCAgccaaagaaaagaataaataatgctgcgtaaaatgaagaacaagtggAATTTTTTATTGACTTTTAGGCCACAACATTGATTATTCCCACATACAAAgatataagaattttaaaaattaaggttCTTTGGACCTGCATTTATTACACATTTCATAGAAGATAAAACATGATTTCCGATCCGGGAAGTGCCACTAggaaacttgaaaactagaagGATAACCACAGATGTAAAAACTGGGCAGCAATCTGAAATACGTAACGtatcaaaatgaaaagatgAAGTTTTGATAGGGGGAAgaacaaagggaaaaaaaaaaaagaagctcaaAACGAAAACCAGAGTGTTTACTATAAtacatttttgttaattttgaaaacacaaTTGGCATAGTCGTTAAACaatgtaaatatattaaatgatacATTGTGGAAGATCCTATAAGACTGCCCCATAGGCCATGATATAGAGACCAGAAAGGGCAGTCAAATGAATAAGTTTTATACAACAAAAAttctttacaaatattttttttatcaataaaacaaaACGTCTTTACAAATATTAAAACGTCGTCAAGCTTTCTAATTCCaggttaaaaataattttgcttCTATTGTCTTCTCGCTATTTGGGTGTATCCTTCTATATAGTTCATGTGTACTTAAGCTCATCTAATAAAATTACATTACttatttgggaaaaaaaaaaaaaaaaaggaatagaaTGCTACTTGTTACCTTTTGTTTGAAGGCACTGTTGACTTTTGAGGCACCTTGGAGTAAGCATTAAGTATCCTGCaagcataaaagaaaagattatgaaaaagaataataaaagggTAGGAGAATGAAACTAAAATAGTGAAACAAATCTATGCATCACAAGTTCTTTGTCAGATAGATAATATGCATCACAATATATTTGCTTGGTCTCAACTGAAATCTACATGTTATCTTTTTTTTAGTAAGATCAAAAGTGCAGAGATTAAATTACTTATcagaaataaatataatgtgtatATTTCAGTTGAAACCAAGCAAATGATGTCGGGGGCCCTGAGTCACAGTAAGTTATCCAGAGCCACTAGCAAATGGCTCTGTAGCCATTCAGCTGACTTGTTAAATTGAGCAACTGTGTTCTTCAAAATGTTGATAGAGATACAATGATAACTAAATACACTtgagcatatataataatatataaattcattaaatatgaGCGTGCATCTTCATATGTGAATAGATgcacaattaaatatttaattgataaatgTTGATAAATCAACTTaatcatgtaaaaatatttcttattttgtaaattattcAAAATGCATGTCATGAACCCTTCCTATGTTTGTATTCAtgatttatgtttttctttaaaaatttgatacCTATCAGGAAGCATCCAAAAAGTATCAGACACAATAAGGATACAACTCACTTACAACAGAATATATGCAACATAGTTATACCTATATTCTCATTCATAAATATATGCAATGAAAGCACATCAATGAACTCAAACCATTCTCAGAGGTCATAACAATGATAAGCTACAATAACTTCTCATCACGAGGACCAAATTACGAGATGCTAATTCCTTTCCTCTCATCGACAGTTACTAGCAATGTAC includes:
- the LOC122292408 gene encoding mRNA-decapping enzyme-like protein yields the protein MSQSGKLMPNLDQQSTKLLNLTVLQRIDPFVEEILITAAHVTFYEFNIDLSQWSRKDVEGSLFVVKRSTQPRFQFIVMNRRNTDNLVENLLGDFEYEVQVPYLLYRNAAQEVNGIWFYNARECEEVANLFSRILNAYSKVPQKSTVPSNKSEFEELEAVPTMAVMDGPLEPPSSTAFNAPDVPDDPSFVNFFSAAMTIGTVSNAVMTAQPYQSPAPVPPNSHPVGVASPMVPTLQIPSPPLSSSTPLMPLLYTTESNSNSNRATNIIKPSSFFVPPPSSSAMMMLPVSSPVPTAPPLPPAVSLQRSYGAPLLQPFPPPTPPPPSLTPAPVPTPNYGPAISRDKVQEALLVLVQDNQFIDMVYRAILNAHNS